Proteins encoded together in one Kribbella voronezhensis window:
- a CDS encoding citrate/2-methylcitrate synthase, translating into MAEQSDENYLTTAEVARRLNVKPETIYAYVSRGQLTSVRARGRRGSLFAAADVERLASRSVEHPGVVERIETELSLLQDDELYYRGRLARELATTSTVESVAHLLWTGELTEQDSFPAPPESVALARAAMNVAPSSARMTDQLRIAVAVLGAGDPLRFGLAPESVMTAASRLLGVLVDALPGETTAGTLGARLWPKVSTQPPQPAVLDAALILLADHGLAVSTIAARVAASARANLYSVVSAGLGALDGHYHGAATTLAYKFLERALQDPVEALSDQLRSGEPVPGFGHRIYQQRDPRAEALFELLADSPVLHSIQELTEKVPGFPNSDLAIAAMMHAHSFRPDAGEALFAIARIIGWTAHALEEYAEPGLRFRAAGIYTGLPISAGPDAPRQRRP; encoded by the coding sequence ATGGCAGAGCAGAGTGACGAGAATTACCTGACGACGGCAGAGGTCGCCCGTCGGCTCAACGTGAAGCCCGAGACGATCTACGCCTACGTCAGCCGGGGGCAGCTCACCAGCGTTCGAGCTCGCGGCCGACGCGGCAGCCTCTTCGCGGCAGCCGACGTGGAGCGGCTCGCCAGCCGGAGTGTCGAACACCCCGGTGTGGTCGAGCGGATCGAGACAGAGCTCAGCCTGCTGCAGGACGACGAGCTGTACTACCGCGGCCGCCTCGCCCGCGAGCTGGCGACCACCAGCACGGTCGAGTCCGTCGCACACCTGCTGTGGACGGGCGAGCTGACAGAGCAGGACTCCTTCCCCGCTCCCCCGGAGTCAGTGGCGCTCGCTCGTGCTGCGATGAACGTAGCGCCATCGAGTGCGCGCATGACGGACCAGTTGCGGATCGCCGTCGCAGTACTGGGCGCTGGAGACCCGCTGCGATTCGGGCTCGCACCGGAGTCCGTCATGACGGCCGCGAGCCGCCTCCTCGGCGTACTGGTCGATGCACTGCCCGGTGAAACCACAGCGGGCACGCTGGGCGCCCGACTGTGGCCGAAGGTCAGCACGCAACCCCCGCAACCCGCAGTACTGGATGCTGCCTTGATCCTCTTGGCAGACCACGGACTGGCCGTCTCCACGATCGCTGCCCGAGTCGCGGCGAGCGCACGCGCCAACCTGTACTCCGTGGTGTCGGCCGGCCTCGGCGCTCTGGACGGCCACTACCACGGGGCCGCGACGACGTTGGCCTACAAGTTCCTCGAACGAGCGCTGCAGGATCCCGTCGAGGCATTGTCGGATCAGTTGCGGTCGGGTGAGCCGGTGCCCGGGTTCGGCCATCGCATCTATCAGCAGCGCGACCCCCGCGCGGAGGCGCTGTTCGAACTGCTTGCCGACAGCCCCGTTCTGCACAGCATCCAGGAGCTCACGGAGAAGGTGCCCGGGTTCCCCAACAGCGATCTCGCCATTGCCGCGATGATGCACGCCCACAGCTTCCGGCCGGACGCCGGCGAGGCGCTGTTCGCCATCGCGCGGATCATCGGCTGGACGGCCCACGCCCTGGAGGAGTACGCCGAACCAGGCCTGCGTTTCCGCGCCGCCGGCATCTACACGGGTCTGCCGATCAGCGCTGGACCCGATGCGCCGCGACAGCGTCGGCCGTGA
- a CDS encoding MurR/RpiR family transcriptional regulator, producing the protein MNAGEPVGLEARIHGLLPGLSPAQRQVADEVLRDPAAAASSTIGELAARCGTSLPSVTRFCLALGLSGYAELRLALAAESGRSSASWELGTGGEVGADDSLDDVLRTLLRADTRALEDTVAELDVRALGQAVRAVSDARRIDLYAVGGSATVAEDLRLRLHRIGRSANCWSDVHNALTSAALLGAGDVAIGLSHSGETVEVLEPLVRARSQGARTVAITNYPRSPIARAADVVLITAARDVTFRTGGLSGRHAQMIVLDALYIGVAQRDYSLAEQAFDVTADAVAAHRVQR; encoded by the coding sequence ATGAATGCTGGCGAGCCGGTAGGTCTCGAAGCCCGGATCCACGGCTTGCTGCCGGGGCTGAGTCCGGCTCAACGGCAGGTCGCCGACGAGGTACTGCGGGATCCGGCCGCCGCGGCCTCGTCGACGATCGGTGAGCTGGCGGCCCGCTGCGGTACCTCGTTGCCGAGCGTCACCCGCTTCTGCCTGGCCCTCGGACTCAGCGGTTACGCCGAGCTCAGGCTGGCGCTGGCGGCCGAAAGCGGACGGTCCAGTGCGAGCTGGGAGCTGGGTACCGGGGGAGAGGTCGGCGCGGACGACAGCCTGGACGACGTACTGCGTACCCTCCTGCGGGCCGACACCCGCGCACTGGAGGACACCGTCGCCGAGCTGGACGTCCGTGCTCTCGGGCAGGCGGTCCGGGCCGTCTCCGACGCCAGACGGATCGACCTGTACGCCGTGGGCGGGTCGGCCACCGTCGCGGAGGACCTGCGGTTGCGGCTACACCGGATCGGTCGCAGTGCGAACTGCTGGAGCGACGTGCACAACGCGTTGACGAGTGCGGCACTGCTCGGCGCCGGCGACGTCGCGATCGGCCTGTCGCACAGTGGCGAGACGGTCGAGGTACTGGAGCCGCTGGTGCGAGCCCGGAGTCAGGGCGCGCGAACCGTTGCCATCACCAACTATCCGAGGTCACCGATCGCGCGGGCGGCGGACGTCGTCCTGATCACGGCCGCGCGGGACGTCACCTTCCGGACCGGTGGTCTGTCCGGGCGGCATGCGCAGATGATCGTGCTCGACGCGCTGTACATCGGAGTTGCTCAGCGCGACTACTCCTTGGCTGAGCAGGCCTTCGACGTCACGGCCGACGCTGTCGCGGCGCATCGGGTCCAGCGCTGA
- a CDS encoding SMP-30/gluconolactonase/LRE family protein, translated as MFRRTAAVVALLTFATAAPVSVVPASAVRVDASRGWPVAISGQTADRYPEGVTWDPSRQAFLVGSLATGRIDVVDRRGRSTRLVDEAPGVSTFGLHVDAARNRLLVTYADIGNGEQSSEATTYQQSGVAIYNLRTGRLQHRVDLNTPALNPAGGRHGVNDLAVDGRGNAYVTDPAADAIYRITPQGKASVLVRDARLASRTIGMNGIVWDPAGYLLAVRYDVGALLKISPAGAITEVKLPKALIGGDGLALTADRKLVAVTNKLGAPGVEEVTVLRSTDNYRSARVVAAKAWPISGPTTVALSPHGMYVVSGRIDVLVAGGQSNEFDLYRF; from the coding sequence ATGTTCCGACGCACAGCGGCAGTCGTCGCTCTGCTCACGTTCGCGACCGCGGCGCCGGTGTCCGTGGTACCGGCTTCTGCCGTGCGGGTCGACGCGTCGCGGGGATGGCCGGTGGCGATCAGTGGACAGACCGCGGATCGGTATCCGGAAGGAGTGACCTGGGATCCGAGCCGGCAGGCGTTCCTGGTCGGGTCGCTCGCGACCGGCAGGATCGATGTGGTCGACCGTCGCGGCCGGTCGACGCGGTTGGTGGACGAGGCGCCCGGGGTCTCGACGTTCGGGCTGCATGTCGACGCCGCGCGCAACCGACTCCTGGTGACGTACGCCGATATCGGCAACGGGGAGCAGTCCTCGGAGGCGACCACATACCAGCAGTCCGGGGTGGCGATCTACAACCTGCGGACCGGGCGGCTGCAGCATCGGGTCGACCTGAACACGCCCGCGCTGAACCCGGCGGGCGGCCGGCACGGGGTCAACGACCTCGCCGTCGACGGTCGCGGCAACGCCTATGTCACCGATCCCGCCGCGGACGCGATCTACCGGATCACGCCGCAGGGCAAGGCATCCGTGCTGGTCCGGGATGCCCGGCTGGCGAGCCGGACGATCGGGATGAACGGGATCGTCTGGGATCCGGCGGGCTACCTGCTCGCGGTCCGGTACGACGTCGGCGCTTTGCTGAAGATCTCGCCGGCCGGTGCGATCACCGAAGTGAAGTTGCCCAAGGCATTGATCGGTGGTGACGGACTGGCCTTGACGGCCGATCGCAAGTTGGTTGCCGTCACCAACAAGCTGGGGGCGCCCGGGGTCGAAGAGGTGACCGTGCTGCGGAGTACGGACAACTACCGCTCGGCTCGGGTTGTCGCGGCGAAGGCGTGGCCGATCAGCGGTCCCACCACCGTGGCGCTCAGCCCGCACGGGATGTACGTGGTGAGCGGGCGGATCGACGTCCTGGTGGCCGGCGGCCAGTCGAACGAATTCGACCTGTACCGGTTCTGA
- a CDS encoding MarR family winged helix-turn-helix transcriptional regulator translates to MRMSFEERLGSHLKRVEQELTTAKAAAVKPAGLTVPQYAALFVLDEQPGISAAELARRCLVTPQTMTTILRNLESAALIERTPHPLHRHVIETRTTPAGRKALDQADERAAGVERRLAAAFTAEELDTLRTLLARVSESLTNDPILKSS, encoded by the coding sequence ATGCGGATGTCATTCGAGGAGCGCCTGGGCAGTCACCTCAAACGGGTCGAGCAGGAACTGACCACCGCGAAGGCGGCCGCGGTGAAGCCGGCCGGGCTGACGGTCCCGCAGTACGCGGCGCTCTTCGTTCTGGACGAGCAACCGGGAATCTCAGCCGCCGAGCTGGCCCGGCGTTGCCTGGTGACACCTCAGACGATGACCACGATCCTGCGCAACCTGGAGTCGGCCGCGCTGATCGAGCGCACGCCGCACCCGCTGCATCGGCACGTCATCGAAACCCGCACGACGCCGGCCGGCCGGAAGGCACTCGACCAGGCCGACGAGCGGGCCGCCGGAGTAGAACGCCGCCTGGCGGCCGCGTTCACGGCGGAGGAACTCGACACCCTGCGCACTCTGCTGGCGCGGGTGTCGGAGTCCCTCACGAACGATCCGATCCTGAAGAGCTCCTAG